The following proteins are co-located in the Nitrospirota bacterium genome:
- a CDS encoding aspartate kinase: protein MLIIQKYGGTSVANIERIKNVAKRVAEARAKGNDVVVVVSAMSGETDKLIGLAAQITSNPDEREMDLLLSSGERVSSALTAMAIQKLGYQTQSFTGRQVGIITDSAHTKARIEKISAERLAEAIREGNIPVVAGFQGIDEKSDVTTLGRGGSDTTAVALAAALNADLCEIYTDVDGVYTTDPDIVPNARKLDKISHEEMLEMASLGAKVLQTRSVEFAMKYNVPVVVRSSFNDSPGTLVTREDEDMEKVIVSGVTYDKNTAKITITGVPDKPGVAA from the coding sequence ATGCTTATTATTCAGAAATATGGTGGGACATCAGTCGCAAACATTGAGCGGATAAAGAATGTTGCCAAGAGGGTGGCAGAGGCAAGAGCAAAAGGCAATGATGTTGTGGTTGTTGTTTCTGCGATGAGTGGAGAAACTGATAAGCTCATAGGGCTTGCTGCACAGATTACAAGTAACCCTGATGAGAGGGAGATGGATCTGCTACTTTCCAGTGGTGAAAGGGTGAGCAGTGCACTCACTGCAATGGCTATACAGAAACTCGGTTATCAGACGCAATCCTTTACAGGAAGGCAGGTTGGCATCATAACAGACAGTGCCCACACAAAGGCCAGGATTGAAAAGATTTCAGCTGAGAGGCTTGCAGAGGCAATCAGAGAAGGAAATATCCCTGTGGTTGCAGGTTTTCAGGGCATAGATGAAAAATCAGATGTTACTACACTTGGAAGAGGAGGGTCAGATACTACTGCAGTTGCACTTGCAGCAGCACTTAATGCAGATTTATGTGAGATATATACTGATGTGGATGGTGTTTATACTACTGACCCTGATATAGTGCCAAATGCAAGAAAACTCGACAAGATATCTCACGAAGAGATGCTTGAAATGGCGAGTCTCGGGGCAAAGGTTCTTCAGACAAGGTCTGTTGAATTCGCAATGAAATACAATGTTCCTGTTGTAGTGAGGTCAAGTTTCAACGATAGCCCCGGAACACTGGTAACCAGGGAGGATGAGGATATGGAGAAAGTTATTGTATCAGGTGTTACATACGATAAAAACACTGCAAAGATAACCATCACCGGTGTCCCTGATAAGCCCGGTGTTGCAGCAAA
- a CDS encoding HEPN domain-containing protein: MSIEKDRRTALKWFETAKSDLDASRLLSNYGKHAHSCFHSHQAAEKAVKALWYLNSEDPWGHSVQKLIDHLQHVNLEFYGKLNKLIKDAKLLDRFYIPTRYPNGLPDITPDMAYDEDDSKSCIEKAENILKTVEEVLG; this comes from the coding sequence ATGAGCATAGAGAAGGACAGAAGAACAGCATTGAAGTGGTTTGAGACTGCTAAAAGTGATTTAGATGCCTCAAGACTTTTAAGCAATTATGGTAAGCATGCTCATTCGTGTTTTCATTCACACCAAGCGGCAGAAAAGGCTGTAAAGGCGTTGTGGTATTTGAATAGCGAAGACCCGTGGGGGCATTCTGTTCAGAAACTAATTGATCATTTGCAACATGTGAACTTAGAGTTTTATGGTAAACTAAATAAGCTTATAAAAGATGCTAAGCTTTTAGATAGATTTTATATTCCAACTCGTTATCCCAATGGCTTGCCAGATATAACGCCAGATATGGCATATGACGAGGACGATTCAAAGTCTTGCATAGAGAAAGCAGAGAATATTCTTAAGACAGTAGAGGAGGTTTTAGGTTAA
- a CDS encoding nucleotidyltransferase domain-containing protein — MIGKNTIDIDKIYSAVIEVAKTQGARFALIFGSFARGDYSKRSDLDVIFVEETRKRFIDRIGRYLDTLRDKESLKPFDIDVLVYTPEEFEKMKKDGNRFILWALREGKVLYEHREGQKNSIEVV, encoded by the coding sequence ATGATAGGTAAAAATACTATTGATATCGATAAAATTTACTCAGCAGTAATTGAAGTAGCTAAAACTCAAGGCGCAAGGTTTGCCCTTATTTTTGGCTCCTTTGCAAGAGGTGATTATTCTAAGCGAAGTGATTTAGATGTTATATTTGTTGAAGAAACCAGAAAAAGGTTTATTGACAGAATTGGTAGGTATCTTGACACTCTAAGGGATAAAGAATCATTAAAGCCATTTGATATAGATGTATTGGTTTATACACCTGAAGAGTTTGAGAAAATGAAAAAGGATGGAAACAGATTTATTTTATGGGCACTAAGAGAAGGTAAGGTTTTATATGAGCATAGAGAAGGACAGAAGAACAGCATTGAAGTGGTTTGA
- a CDS encoding cofactor-independent phosphoglycerate mutase has protein sequence MKYIVLVGDGMADRPLEELGGKTCLQAADTPNMDKLASSGQVGMVRTIPEELHPGSDVANLSILGYNPLIYYTGRAPLEAASLRVDLSSQDVAYRCNLVTLTIKDNGAIMEDYSAGHISSEEARLLIEDIDKQLGNDNLRFYAGIGYRHIMVWKNGKEDVECVPPHDITGKPVVDYLPVGDGSDVLRRIMADSSVVLKMHPVNIERRENKRREANGVWLWGQGRVPQLPAFIKKYGLKGGIISAVDLTKGIGIYAGFKIIDVPGATGYLDTNYEGKADYAVEALNNLDFVYLHVESPDEAGHNGDIDAKIRAIEDFDHRVVRKVTEDMEQFPEYRILLLTDHPTPIGVRTHTREPVPFVIYDSRGSKVEGRRSRVEGRGSGIKYDEAINEIDSILRFEEGYRLMDYFIKGK, from the coding sequence ATGAAATATATCGTCTTAGTCGGTGATGGAATGGCTGATAGACCATTGGAAGAATTAGGTGGTAAGACATGTCTTCAGGCAGCAGATACGCCGAATATGGATAAACTTGCCTCCTCAGGACAGGTAGGTATGGTGAGAACCATACCAGAGGAACTTCACCCAGGCAGCGATGTCGCAAATCTATCTATTCTCGGTTACAATCCACTTATCTATTACACCGGTAGGGCACCACTCGAGGCTGCAAGTCTCAGGGTGGATTTATCCTCTCAGGATGTTGCATATAGATGCAATCTTGTAACACTGACGATAAAGGATAATGGCGCTATCATGGAAGATTATAGTGCAGGACATATATCATCAGAAGAGGCAAGATTATTAATAGAGGATATAGATAAGCAACTCGGTAACGATAATTTAAGGTTTTATGCTGGTATCGGATACAGGCACATAATGGTGTGGAAGAATGGTAAGGAAGATGTTGAATGTGTTCCTCCACATGACATTACGGGTAAGCCTGTGGTGGATTATCTACCTGTCGGAGATGGATCTGATGTCCTCAGAAGAATTATGGCTGATAGCTCAGTAGTGCTTAAGATGCATCCAGTAAATATAGAAAGAAGGGAGAACAAGCGTCGAGAGGCAAACGGCGTGTGGTTATGGGGACAGGGTAGAGTGCCACAACTGCCGGCATTTATTAAAAAGTATGGTCTAAAAGGTGGTATCATCTCTGCTGTTGACCTTACAAAAGGGATAGGTATATATGCAGGTTTTAAGATTATAGATGTCCCAGGAGCCACTGGCTACCTCGATACAAACTATGAGGGTAAGGCGGATTATGCTGTAGAGGCATTGAATAACCTTGACTTTGTATATCTGCATGTAGAGTCGCCTGACGAGGCAGGACATAATGGAGATATTGATGCTAAGATAAGAGCAATAGAAGATTTCGACCACAGGGTTGTTAGAAAGGTGACGGAGGATATGGAGCAGTTTCCTGAATACAGAATACTTCTTCTCACAGACCATCCTACACCGATAGGTGTAAGGACGCATACAAGAGAACCTGTTCCGTTTGTGATATACGATAGTCGAGGGTCGAAGGTCGAGGGTCGAAGGTCGAGGGTCGAAGGTCGAGGGTCGGGGATAAAATATGATGAAGCGATTAATGAGATAGATAGTATACTGAGATTCGAAGAAGGATACAGGCTGATGGATTATTTTATCAAAGGAAAATGA
- the thrC gene encoding threonine synthase codes for MWNGIISHYKEFLPVTDKTPIITLKEGNTPFIKTYRLRDVINPRINIYFKFEGTNPTGSFKDRGMTLAISKAVENGSKAVICASTGNTSASASAFASKAGIDAIVLIPEGKIAMGKLAQAIVHSAKVIQIKGNFDAALSIVKRIAEKYSITLVNSINPFRLEGQKTGAFEVCDQLGSAPDYHSLPVGNAGNITAYWKGYKEYYSAGRIKSLPVMIGFQAAGAAPIVLGHPVEHPETIASAIRIGNPASWKGAIDARDESGGRIESVTDEEIIQAYRMIASLEGIFCEPASAASVAGVIKLNTEGYFKEDSTVVCTLTGSGLKDPDIALRVSEQPVKVDAEMEAVERILGY; via the coding sequence ATGTGGAATGGAATAATATCTCATTACAAAGAATTCTTACCTGTTACAGATAAAACGCCAATAATTACACTAAAGGAAGGTAATACACCATTTATTAAGACATACAGGCTCAGGGATGTAATCAACCCACGTATTAATATATATTTTAAGTTTGAAGGCACGAATCCAACTGGCTCATTCAAAGATAGGGGGATGACGCTTGCTATATCAAAAGCAGTAGAGAATGGTTCAAAGGCAGTGATATGTGCTTCAACAGGCAACACCTCTGCTTCTGCATCTGCCTTTGCATCAAAGGCAGGTATAGACGCCATTGTACTGATACCAGAAGGCAAAATTGCAATGGGCAAACTGGCACAGGCAATAGTTCACAGTGCAAAGGTAATACAGATTAAGGGAAACTTTGATGCAGCCCTTTCCATCGTGAAAAGAATAGCAGAAAAATATTCAATAACACTGGTGAACTCAATAAACCCATTCAGACTTGAAGGGCAAAAAACAGGGGCGTTTGAGGTATGCGACCAGCTTGGTTCTGCCCCTGATTATCACTCATTACCAGTAGGTAATGCAGGTAATATAACCGCATACTGGAAGGGATACAAGGAATATTACAGTGCAGGCAGGATAAAAAGCCTTCCTGTTATGATTGGATTTCAGGCAGCTGGTGCTGCTCCGATTGTTCTCGGTCATCCTGTAGAACACCCTGAGACCATTGCATCAGCTATAAGAATTGGGAATCCAGCAAGCTGGAAAGGGGCTATAGATGCAAGGGATGAATCGGGTGGGAGGATAGAATCTGTTACAGATGAAGAGATAATTCAGGCATACAGGATGATTGCATCGCTTGAAGGGATATTCTGTGAGCCTGCATCTGCTGCGTCGGTTGCAGGTGTGATAAAATTAAACACGGAAGGTTACTTTAAAGAAGACTCTACAGTTGTTTGTACCCTGACAGGAAGCGGCTTAAAAGACCCTGATATAGCACTCAGGGTATCGGAACAGCCTGTAAAGGTTGATGCAGAGATGGAAGCGGTTGAGAGGATATTGGGGTATTAA
- a CDS encoding NIL domain-containing protein, with product MKKRVKLTFPQHLIKEPVIYTMAKKFDVMPNIRRAKITETVGEVVLELDGSGENLDAGIKHLREQGVIVEMVEGDILE from the coding sequence ATGAAAAAAAGGGTGAAGTTGACTTTTCCTCAGCATCTGATAAAAGAACCTGTCATCTATACGATGGCTAAAAAGTTTGATGTAATGCCAAATATTAGAAGGGCAAAGATCACTGAGACAGTCGGTGAGGTTGTCCTTGAACTTGATGGTAGCGGAGAGAATCTCGATGCTGGTATAAAACATCTGAGAGAGCAGGGTGTTATCGTGGAGATGGTAGAAGGGGACATACTTGAGTGA
- a CDS encoding MoaD/ThiS family protein: MGVKIRIPTPLQRLTGGKEEVEGIPGTVIKVIEDLDRRFPGIGERIAENGKIRRFVNIYVNEEDIRFLNNEDTVVKDGDEVSIIPAIAGGEVL, encoded by the coding sequence ATGGGCGTTAAAATAAGAATACCGACACCATTACAGAGGCTTACAGGTGGAAAGGAAGAGGTAGAAGGAATACCGGGGACAGTAATAAAGGTAATAGAAGACCTCGATAGGCGTTTTCCTGGTATCGGTGAACGAATTGCTGAAAATGGTAAGATAAGAAGGTTTGTGAATATATATGTAAATGAAGAGGATATACGCTTTCTCAATAATGAAGATACTGTTGTAAAAGATGGAGATGAGGTCTCGATTATTCCAGCCATTGCTGGAGGGGAGGTTTTATGA
- a CDS encoding threonine synthase, which yields MGFVTGLKCRECGREYPKEPIYVCEFCFGPLEVVYDYNSIKKRLKKKLIASRPANMWRYVELLPIDDEPTSGLDSGFTPMIKADRLAKEIGVGELYIKDDSVNHPTLSFKDRVVAVALSKAREFGFDTVACASTGNLANSVSAQASMAGFKSFIFIPANLEMTKIIGSLIYEPNLIAVDGNYDEVNRLCTEIANKYNWAFVNINIRPFYAEGSKTMVYEILEQLDWKVPSHIVVPCAGGSLITKIWKGIKEFNALGFIKDKDTRIYAAQASGCAPIVTAIKEKSDIIKPVKPDTIAKSLAIGNPADGFYAVQTTKESGGYGEDVTDQEIIDSIKLLARTEGIFTETAGGVTLAATKKLIESGKIPRNESIVMCITGNGLKTQEAVAESLAKPYYIKPSLSSFEEKLSEIKGR from the coding sequence ATGGGGTTCGTGACAGGACTTAAGTGCAGGGAATGTGGAAGAGAATACCCTAAAGAACCTATATATGTCTGTGAATTCTGTTTTGGTCCACTTGAAGTGGTCTACGACTATAACTCGATAAAAAAGAGACTAAAGAAGAAACTGATCGCCTCAAGGCCAGCCAATATGTGGAGGTATGTAGAACTTTTACCGATAGACGATGAGCCTACAAGCGGGCTCGATTCTGGTTTTACACCGATGATAAAAGCTGATAGACTGGCTAAAGAAATTGGTGTTGGTGAACTCTACATCAAAGATGACTCTGTGAACCATCCTACGCTTTCATTTAAAGACAGGGTAGTAGCGGTGGCATTGAGTAAGGCAAGGGAGTTCGGGTTCGATACGGTAGCATGTGCATCTACTGGAAACCTTGCAAATTCAGTATCTGCGCAGGCATCGATGGCTGGTTTTAAAAGTTTTATTTTTATACCTGCAAATCTCGAGATGACCAAAATCATAGGTTCCCTTATATATGAGCCAAACCTTATTGCAGTTGACGGTAATTATGACGAGGTCAACAGACTCTGTACTGAAATAGCAAATAAATATAACTGGGCATTTGTTAACATAAATATAAGACCTTTTTACGCAGAAGGTTCAAAGACAATGGTATACGAAATACTTGAGCAGCTTGACTGGAAAGTGCCGTCGCATATAGTGGTTCCATGTGCGGGTGGTTCCCTGATAACAAAGATATGGAAGGGAATTAAGGAATTTAACGCCCTTGGGTTTATCAAAGATAAAGACACCAGGATATATGCGGCACAGGCTTCAGGCTGCGCTCCAATAGTTACTGCTATAAAAGAAAAAAGTGATATAATAAAACCTGTGAAGCCAGATACGATTGCAAAATCACTTGCCATAGGAAACCCGGCAGATGGTTTTTATGCGGTGCAGACCACAAAGGAGAGTGGCGGTTATGGCGAGGATGTAACTGACCAAGAGATTATAGACTCCATAAAACTTCTTGCAAGGACAGAGGGGATATTTACCGAAACTGCAGGAGGTGTAACCCTTGCCGCTACAAAGAAACTTATTGAGAGTGGAAAAATACCGAGGAATGAATCGATAGTTATGTGTATTACTGGTAATGGATTGAAGACCCAGGAGGCAGTGGCAGAAAGCCTCGCTAAACCATATTATATAAAACCATCACTCAGTTCTTTTGAGGAGAAACTATCTGAGATAAAAGGGAGGTAG
- a CDS encoding M67 family metallopeptidase, translating into MIISRGQLNEMIEHAKAEYPKEACGILGGKDGRVERVYRMRNVDASTVTYLMDSKEWIMVDKKLRESGESLIGIYHSHTSSESYPSLRDIELAPLTFYPEAEYVIISLSNMGSPEIKSYNIIDGSVLEKEIVIV; encoded by the coding sequence ATGATAATCAGCAGAGGACAGCTCAACGAAATGATCGAACACGCAAAGGCAGAATACCCAAAGGAGGCATGTGGTATCCTTGGAGGTAAAGATGGTAGGGTAGAGAGGGTCTACAGGATGAGGAATGTAGATGCAAGTACTGTAACATACCTGATGGATTCTAAAGAATGGATTATGGTAGATAAAAAACTTAGGGAAAGTGGTGAATCTCTTATTGGAATATACCATTCACATACATCATCTGAGTCATATCCATCTCTCAGGGATATTGAACTTGCACCTCTTACGTTTTATCCTGAGGCAGAGTATGTAATTATATCTTTATCTAATATGGGGTCTCCTGAGATAAAGTCATACAACATAATTGATGGTTCAGTATTAGAGAAGGAGATCGTGATAGTGTAA
- a CDS encoding ThiF family adenylyltransferase, with the protein KPLVSGAILRFEGQVTTIIPGEGPCYRCLFETPPPPGLVPSCQEAGVLGVLPGVIGAIQATEALKLILNINKGEILKGQLLIYNALKMSFKKVKIPKNQLCPVCGENPTIKELIDYEEFCGVR; encoded by the coding sequence GAAAACCACTTGTGAGTGGTGCTATACTCAGGTTTGAAGGGCAGGTGACTACAATAATTCCAGGAGAAGGTCCCTGTTATAGATGTCTGTTTGAGACACCACCACCCCCTGGATTGGTCCCGAGCTGCCAGGAAGCAGGGGTTCTTGGTGTCCTTCCGGGTGTAATAGGGGCAATACAAGCAACAGAGGCTTTAAAACTTATCCTTAATATTAATAAAGGAGAGATACTTAAAGGTCAGCTTCTTATCTATAATGCACTGAAGATGAGCTTCAAGAAGGTAAAGATACCGAAAAATCAGTTGTGTCCTGTATGTGGAGAGAACCCAACGATCAAAGAACTTATTGATTACGAGGAGTTCTGTGGCGTCAGATGA